CGGAGGAGGGGAAATTGGTTGATCTTGGCAAGATTCGGACGCCGGCGGACCTGGCTCCCTATATCGATCACGCCAATCTCCGACCGGGGGCTACGCCTGATGAGATCCGCCGCCTGTGTGAGGAGGCCCTCCAGTACGGTTTCGCCAGTGTGTGCGTGAATCCCTGCTACGTACCCCTCTGTGCAGAGTTGCTGCGGGATTCCACGGTGCGCGTGGGGACCGTAATCGCGTTCCCCTTTGGCGCGTCGAGCCCCGATCAGAAGGTCTTCGAGGCCAAAACGGTGCTCCGCGACGGCGCCCGAGAAGTGGATATGGTCCTGAACATCGGCTGGCTAAAGGGGGGCAAGGACGAGTGGGTTCGTAAAGAGATCGCCCGCGTGGTGCACGCCCTGGGCGGCCGAGCGATCCTCAAGGTGATCATCGAGACCTGCCTGTTGAACGAAGAGGAGAAAGTGCGGGCGGCGCGGATCGTCGAGGAGGCAGGTGGAGACTATGTGAAGACATCCACCGGGTTTAACGGCCCCGGAGCAACGGTGGAAGATGTCCGCCTTATCCGCCAGACGGTGAGCCCCAGGGTCGGGATCAAAGCCTCCGGAGGGATCCGCGATGCCCGTACGGCCTTGGAAATGCTTCAAGCCGGTGCCAGCCGCATCGGCACCAGCTCAGGAGTGGCAATTGTGAACGCCGTCTCCTTTTGACGGGGCGGAGAGGCCTCGGGCTGGCGCGGAGAAGGGGGGTGTATATCGGTCTGGGCGAAAGGGGCAGCGTGGCGGGAAATGGAGCTCTCCGTACGGGATATCCTGGCCAAGAAGCGAGACGGCTCTGAACTGTCGTGCGAGGAGATCGAAACCCTCATCGCAGGTTACTGCAAGGGTTCTGTGCCCGATTACCAGATGGCCGCCTTCCTCATGGCGGTCACGTTGCGGGGGATGACCGTCCGGGAAACCCGTTGCCTCACGACCGCGATGCTGAGTAGCGGTCGGAGGGCTGACTTTTCCGCCTTGGGGCGACCCTGCGTAGACAAACACAGCACCGGCGGGGTCGGCGACAAAGTCAGCCTCATTCTGGCTCCCCTCGTGGCGGCCTGTGGTGCGACGGTTCCCATGATCTCCGGACGGTCCCTCGAGCATACAGGCGGTACCCTTGACAAGCTTGCTTCCATCCCTGGGTTTCGAACAGACCTCCGGTTTGCGGAGTTCGTTCGCCAGGTAGAGAGAATTGGGGTGGCCATCGCCGGCCAGACGGAGGAAATGGTTCCGGCGGACCGGAAGATCTATGCGCTGCGCGACGCCACGGCCACGGTGGCTTCGG
This region of candidate division KSB1 bacterium genomic DNA includes:
- the deoC gene encoding deoxyribose-phosphate aldolase, translating into MRTPADLAPYIDHANLRPGATPDEIRRLCEEALQYGFASVCVNPCYVPLCAELLRDSTVRVGTVIAFPFGASSPDQKVFEAKTVLRDGAREVDMVLNIGWLKGGKDEWVRKEIARVVHALGGRAILKVIIETCLLNEEEKVRAARIVEEAGGDYVKTSTGFNGPGATVEDVRLIRQTVSPRVGIKASGGIRDARTALEMLQAGASRIGTSSGVAIVNAVSF